The following proteins are co-located in the Candidatus Dormiibacterota bacterium genome:
- a CDS encoding ATP-binding cassette domain-containing protein has product MSETLIRFEHVTKRYGAHVALEDVSIDVSAGELLVVIGRSGSGKTTMLRCVNALVVPDAGRVLVEGRSAESGDVVASRRRIGYVIQSGGLFSHMTVGRNVAIVGRATGDTAERRAARVAELLASVGLEALESRYPSELSGGQRQRVGIARALYMDPPILLLDEPFAAVDPLTRMELQDEFSRLHRRLRKTMVFVTHDVDEALYLGDRIAVFDAGRLVQIDAPDDLRRNPATEYIARFLQRRRARGDL; this is encoded by the coding sequence ATGAGCGAAACGCTGATTCGTTTCGAGCACGTCACCAAACGCTACGGCGCACACGTTGCTCTCGAGGACGTCTCGATCGACGTCTCAGCGGGCGAGCTTCTCGTGGTCATTGGGCGTAGCGGAAGTGGAAAGACGACGATGCTGCGCTGCGTCAACGCACTCGTCGTTCCGGATGCGGGGCGCGTTCTCGTCGAAGGCCGGAGCGCCGAGAGCGGCGACGTCGTCGCCTCTCGCCGGCGCATCGGCTACGTCATTCAGTCGGGCGGTCTCTTTTCGCACATGACGGTTGGGCGGAACGTCGCGATTGTCGGGCGAGCGACGGGCGACACGGCCGAGCGGCGCGCGGCGCGCGTCGCGGAGCTGCTCGCTTCCGTCGGCCTCGAAGCGCTCGAATCGCGCTACCCGTCCGAGCTCTCCGGTGGCCAGCGGCAGCGCGTCGGGATCGCGCGCGCGCTCTACATGGATCCGCCGATCCTTCTGCTCGACGAGCCGTTCGCGGCCGTCGACCCGCTGACGCGCATGGAGCTGCAAGACGAGTTCTCTCGGCTGCACCGTCGTCTACGTAAGACGATGGTCTTCGTCACGCACGACGTGGACGAGGCGCTCTATCTCGGCGACCGGATCGCCGTTTTCGACGCTGGGCGGCTCGTGCAAATCGACGCGCCGGACGACCTTCGCCGCAATCCGGCAACCGAGTACATCGCGCGCTTTCTCCAGCGGCGCCGCGCGCGAGGTGACCTCTAA
- a CDS encoding glycosyltransferase has translation MRISVVIATKERAAYLERALRSLEAQIGAPSFEVVVVDNGSADGTRELVERVAAISTIPVRYAYEARSNRGRARNVGVRASQGYVLLFCDDDVQAPPGWIAAHEAAHAQGGLVVSGPILNVASYEERPRPGPANYSRAFFCTCNVSLPRHAFEAAGGFDEDFDLYGWEDTELGMRLYDRGFRRRFAWDAYIWHVKPPAENTLEIETRKAVEKARMAARFVHKQPTRRARLAAGVYGANVVRGKYLLPDALLAVYAGVASSSWIPAPLRALAKTQFLDGMYTRELVRALGD, from the coding sequence ATGAGGATTTCCGTCGTCATCGCCACCAAAGAACGCGCCGCGTATCTCGAACGCGCCTTGCGCTCGCTCGAGGCGCAGATCGGCGCACCGTCCTTCGAGGTCGTGGTCGTCGACAACGGCTCCGCCGATGGAACGCGCGAGCTCGTCGAACGCGTCGCCGCGATCTCTACGATTCCCGTGCGCTACGCGTACGAAGCGCGCTCCAATCGCGGTCGCGCGCGGAACGTCGGCGTGCGAGCGTCGCAGGGATACGTCTTGCTTTTCTGCGACGACGACGTCCAAGCGCCGCCGGGGTGGATCGCGGCGCACGAGGCGGCACACGCGCAAGGAGGACTCGTCGTCAGCGGCCCGATCCTCAACGTCGCGTCGTACGAGGAACGTCCCCGTCCCGGGCCCGCGAACTATTCACGCGCGTTCTTCTGCACGTGTAACGTCTCGCTTCCGCGCCATGCGTTCGAAGCGGCAGGCGGGTTCGACGAGGATTTCGATCTCTACGGTTGGGAGGATACCGAGCTCGGTATGCGCTTGTACGATCGAGGCTTTCGCCGGCGCTTCGCCTGGGACGCGTACATTTGGCACGTGAAACCTCCGGCGGAGAACACGCTCGAGATCGAAACGCGCAAGGCGGTCGAGAAGGCGCGCATGGCCGCGCGCTTCGTGCACAAGCAGCCGACGCGGCGTGCGCGTCTCGCTGCCGGCGTCTACGGGGCGAACGTGGTACGCGGCAAGTATCTCCTCCCCGATGCGCTTCTCGCCGTATACGCGGGCGTGGCATCGAGCTCGTGGATACCGGCCCCGTTGCGAGCGCTCGCAAAGACGCAGTTCCTCGATGGCATGTACACGCGCGAGCTCGTGCGTGCCCTCGGCGACTGA
- the hisS gene encoding histidine--tRNA ligase produces MPEKITAPRGTEDLIPPQSARWQALESRVHGLARCFGYGEIRTPVFEATELFVRGVGETTDIVEKEMYTFLDKAQRSMTLRPEWTAPVVRAMLEHHLLAQGPQRLYYIGPIFRYERPQKGRYRQSHQFGVECTGYAVPEADVEVISLAWELVRSYRIEDAVLKINSIGDEACRPRYREALLEHFRPNLALLSPDAQRRVERNPLRLLDSKEERDAPFVASAPRFETYLCDACREHFAAVRATLDLLDVPYSVDARIVRGLDYYTRTVFEIQSGALGAQSAVCGGGRYDGLIRSLGGPDTPAVGFALGMERFLMIVDAAHGVPAQARAGIQAIGLGVQARAVLLPVVAELRRLGVPAFIDYEDRKLLAHLKTADRNGARFALIVGEDELAAGEAVLRDLDRRADRRLPLGEPRVLAACLVEATA; encoded by the coding sequence ATGCCGGAGAAAATCACCGCACCACGCGGTACCGAAGATCTCATTCCCCCGCAGTCGGCTCGATGGCAAGCCCTCGAGTCGCGCGTGCACGGGCTCGCGCGATGCTTCGGCTATGGCGAGATCCGTACGCCGGTCTTCGAGGCGACGGAGCTCTTCGTGCGCGGCGTCGGCGAGACGACGGACATCGTCGAGAAAGAGATGTACACGTTTCTCGATAAGGCGCAGCGGAGCATGACCCTTCGCCCGGAATGGACGGCACCCGTCGTGCGTGCGATGCTCGAGCACCACCTGCTCGCGCAGGGACCGCAGCGCCTCTACTATATCGGCCCGATCTTTCGCTACGAACGCCCGCAGAAGGGGCGCTATCGCCAATCGCATCAGTTCGGCGTCGAGTGCACCGGCTATGCCGTGCCGGAAGCAGACGTGGAGGTGATATCGCTTGCGTGGGAGCTCGTTCGCTCCTATCGCATCGAGGATGCGGTGCTAAAGATCAACTCCATCGGTGACGAGGCGTGTAGGCCGCGGTACCGCGAAGCGCTGCTCGAACATTTTCGCCCGAATCTCGCACTGCTCTCTCCCGACGCGCAGCGGCGCGTCGAGCGCAACCCTCTGCGGCTGCTCGATAGCAAGGAAGAACGCGACGCCCCGTTCGTCGCGAGCGCGCCGCGATTCGAAACCTATCTCTGCGACGCATGCCGGGAGCACTTCGCAGCGGTTCGCGCAACCCTGGACCTACTCGACGTCCCCTACAGCGTCGATGCGCGCATCGTGCGGGGGCTCGACTATTACACGCGCACGGTGTTCGAAATCCAATCCGGCGCCTTGGGCGCGCAGAGCGCGGTCTGCGGCGGCGGGCGATACGACGGTCTCATTCGCTCGCTCGGCGGACCGGATACGCCCGCCGTGGGCTTTGCGCTCGGAATGGAACGTTTCTTGATGATCGTCGACGCGGCGCACGGCGTGCCCGCGCAGGCGCGTGCCGGAATACAGGCGATCGGGCTCGGCGTGCAGGCGCGAGCGGTGCTTCTCCCCGTGGTTGCAGAACTGCGGCGCCTCGGCGTTCCGGCGTTCATCGACTACGAGGACCGCAAGCTCCTCGCGCATCTGAAGACCGCCGATCGTAACGGGGCGCGTTTCGCACTGATCGTCGGCGAGGACGAGCTCGCGGCGGGCGAAGCGGTGCTGCGCGACCTCGATCGCCGTGCCGACCGGCGCCTGCCGCTCGGGGAGCCGAGAGTCCTTGCGGCCTGCCTTGTAGAAGCGACGGCATAG
- a CDS encoding glycosyltransferase family 9 protein, which yields MPSATDGARTDALVVCAGGGIGDSLLASVVGRALHERFARVDALTLPSHRAALERVPDFDAVLADDAEEEGRLAERIAEHAYAAAIVTWATARAARVVRRARIPIRVGQARRLYSGLFTHRVVVRSERGDVSSHWTQVLLDYARAIGCDAADTVPRFVPTGSDDAEADRVARERGLETQRYLILHPSNAIATKRSWPVSGWAALARAAYARFGLPVAVTGSAAEGSIVDGICAAAGDGSVAVAGATSIGAFGSLARRARAYVGITTGAMHVAAAVGAPTVGIFPFQSDFPDRWAPLGAKTAIVRASYPCHLGDTKERCSDYACIANLDVARILAATQEVLR from the coding sequence GTGCCCTCGGCGACTGACGGCGCGCGCACGGACGCGCTCGTCGTGTGCGCCGGCGGCGGAATCGGCGACTCGCTCCTTGCGTCCGTCGTTGGGCGGGCGCTGCACGAGCGCTTTGCGCGCGTCGACGCCTTGACGTTGCCGAGCCATCGCGCCGCGCTCGAACGCGTGCCGGACTTCGACGCGGTACTGGCCGACGACGCGGAAGAAGAAGGAAGACTGGCCGAGCGCATCGCCGAGCACGCGTACGCGGCGGCAATCGTGACGTGGGCGACGGCGCGCGCCGCCCGCGTCGTGCGGCGCGCTCGGATTCCGATCCGCGTTGGACAAGCGCGCCGGCTCTACTCCGGCCTCTTCACGCACCGCGTCGTGGTGCGCAGCGAGCGCGGCGACGTGAGCTCGCATTGGACGCAAGTGCTGCTCGACTACGCGCGCGCGATTGGATGCGATGCAGCGGATACGGTACCGCGCTTCGTGCCCACGGGGTCCGACGACGCCGAAGCCGATCGCGTTGCACGCGAGCGCGGACTCGAGACGCAGCGGTATCTGATCCTGCATCCGTCGAACGCCATCGCGACGAAACGGAGTTGGCCGGTGAGCGGTTGGGCGGCACTTGCGCGGGCTGCGTACGCGCGGTTCGGGCTGCCCGTCGCCGTTACCGGAAGCGCTGCGGAGGGGAGCATCGTCGATGGAATTTGCGCCGCAGCCGGCGATGGAAGCGTCGCGGTCGCGGGAGCAACGAGCATCGGCGCCTTCGGCTCGCTCGCGAGACGCGCCCGGGCCTACGTCGGAATCACGACCGGGGCGATGCACGTCGCGGCCGCCGTTGGCGCGCCGACCGTCGGTATCTTCCCCTTCCAGAGCGACTTTCCGGATCGATGGGCTCCGCTGGGAGCAAAGACGGCAATCGTTCGCGCTTCGTACCCATGCCATCTCGGCGATACGAAGGAGCGCTGCTCCGATTACGCGTGTATCGCGAACCTCGACGTCGCGCGCATCCTCGCCGCAACGCAGGAGGTACTGCGATGA
- a CDS encoding adenylyltransferase/cytidyltransferase family protein — MSAERWFGQLLDLAAAVAWREEQRAAERRVVFTNGCFDVLHSGHVEFLAWARSQGDALVVGLNDDDSVTRLKGASRPIEPFAHRARMLQALRSVDVVVGFSQRTPEVILERIRPDVHTKSAQYREEELPERAVVLQHGGVICLAPHIAGSSTTQTIARILARYADRD; from the coding sequence ATGAGCGCTGAACGCTGGTTCGGCCAGCTGCTCGATCTCGCCGCGGCGGTGGCGTGGCGCGAGGAACAGCGCGCCGCCGAGCGTCGCGTCGTCTTCACCAATGGCTGCTTCGACGTGCTTCATAGCGGGCACGTCGAGTTTCTCGCGTGGGCGCGCTCGCAAGGCGACGCACTCGTGGTCGGCCTCAACGACGACGATTCCGTCACGCGACTGAAGGGCGCCAGCCGCCCGATCGAGCCGTTCGCGCACCGGGCTCGCATGCTGCAAGCGTTGCGCAGCGTCGACGTGGTCGTCGGCTTCTCGCAGCGGACGCCCGAGGTGATCCTCGAGCGCATTCGCCCGGACGTGCACACGAAGAGCGCGCAGTATCGTGAAGAGGAGTTGCCCGAGCGGGCGGTGGTGCTGCAGCACGGCGGCGTCATCTGCCTCGCTCCGCACATCGCCGGAAGCTCGACGACGCAGACGATCGCGCGGATCCTGGCGCGCTATGCGGATCGCGACTAA
- a CDS encoding PfkB family carbohydrate kinase: MDTARNDRLSADDARTLVERMRGRTVLVVGDLMIDEWIWGTVSRISPEAPVPVVAVSSHSFTLGGAGNVANNLRALGARVSFAGLAGADAFSDQARRLLRDEEIDDAGVFSVADRPTTRKTRIVAHNQQVVRADWESTLPASPSDRDRIADFVRERAARSDAVIFSDYAKGLLSRELVEAALVCPIVVADPKPANLDLFRGVTCVAPNVHEAAQATGASVVDEASLDEVGRTLLARMDCRYVVITRGEHGMSLFARDGVRLDVPSVARTVYDVSGAGDTAVAVLALALAAHARVEEAVQLANFAAGAVVEKLGTATASADDILALVSHER, encoded by the coding sequence GTGGATACCGCGCGCAACGACCGTTTGAGCGCAGACGACGCCCGGACGCTCGTGGAGCGTATGCGAGGACGCACGGTGCTCGTCGTGGGCGACCTGATGATCGATGAGTGGATATGGGGAACCGTCTCGCGCATCTCGCCCGAAGCGCCGGTTCCCGTCGTCGCGGTTTCGAGTCACTCGTTCACGCTCGGCGGGGCCGGCAACGTCGCGAATAACTTGCGTGCGCTCGGCGCGCGCGTGAGCTTCGCGGGGCTTGCCGGAGCGGATGCCTTCTCCGACCAAGCGCGACGGCTGTTGCGGGATGAAGAGATCGACGATGCCGGCGTCTTCAGCGTCGCCGACCGTCCGACGACGCGCAAGACGCGCATCGTCGCTCACAACCAGCAGGTCGTGCGCGCGGATTGGGAGTCCACGCTGCCCGCGTCGCCAAGCGATCGCGACCGCATCGCTGACTTCGTACGCGAACGTGCCGCGCGCAGCGATGCCGTGATCTTCAGCGATTATGCAAAGGGTCTGCTCAGCCGGGAGCTCGTGGAGGCCGCACTCGTCTGTCCGATCGTCGTTGCAGATCCGAAGCCGGCCAACCTCGACCTCTTTCGCGGCGTGACGTGTGTCGCGCCGAACGTGCACGAAGCGGCGCAAGCGACGGGCGCGAGCGTCGTGGACGAGGCCTCGCTCGACGAGGTGGGCCGTACGCTGCTCGCGCGCATGGATTGCCGCTACGTCGTCATCACGCGCGGCGAGCACGGCATGTCGCTGTTCGCGCGCGACGGCGTTCGGCTCGACGTACCATCCGTTGCACGCACGGTTTACGACGTGAGCGGAGCGGGCGACACGGCCGTTGCCGTCCTCGCGCTCGCGCTGGCCGCGCATGCGCGCGTCGAGGAGGCGGTGCAGCTCGCGAACTTCGCGGCCGGTGCGGTCGTGGAGAAGCTCGGTACGGCGACCGCTTCGGCCGACGATATCCTCGCGTTGGTCTCCCATGAGCGCTGA
- a CDS encoding biotin/lipoyl-containing protein produces the protein MEERETLEELLGIMREHDLDRIKVKAGDAVYELVRRQAQSPATFNGSAAAPQGTETPARSSAAPANVKRVLAPLTGVFYRQPSPDVDPFVSEGDRVDIGQVLCVLEAMKLFNEIQSDYAGTIVRVIPGNGELVSQGEELFWIQP, from the coding sequence ATGGAAGAGCGGGAGACGCTCGAGGAGCTGCTCGGCATCATGCGCGAGCACGACCTCGACCGCATCAAGGTGAAGGCCGGCGACGCCGTCTACGAGCTCGTGCGCCGCCAGGCGCAGAGTCCCGCAACGTTCAACGGTTCCGCAGCCGCGCCGCAGGGTACCGAGACGCCCGCACGATCGAGCGCCGCGCCCGCGAACGTGAAACGCGTGCTTGCGCCGCTCACGGGCGTCTTCTACCGGCAACCCTCGCCCGACGTGGATCCGTTCGTGAGCGAGGGCGATCGCGTCGACATCGGCCAGGTCCTCTGCGTGCTCGAAGCGATGAAGCTGTTCAACGAGATTCAAAGCGATTATGCCGGAACCATCGTTCGCGTCATTCCCGGCAACGGTGAGCTCGTCTCGCAAGGAGAGGAGCTCTTTTGGATTCAGCCGTGA
- a CDS encoding SIS domain-containing protein: MTKDVRGRRGFDELVADRRGIFDAPHYRAQIEAIADAVVRALRAGKKVLWCGNGGSAAEAQHMAAELSGRFLRERPGLASEALSVNTSTLTAVGNDYGFDRVFARQVEAFAQPGDVVIALTTSGNSRNVVFALESARRCGALAVAFTGNGGGRIAGAADLVLVGPDGYSAIVQEVHQVMAHILCDLVEQRIIFGD, from the coding sequence GTGACGAAAGACGTCCGGGGCAGACGCGGCTTCGACGAGCTCGTCGCCGATCGGCGCGGCATCTTCGATGCACCGCACTACCGCGCGCAGATCGAAGCGATCGCCGACGCGGTGGTGCGCGCGCTACGCGCCGGCAAAAAGGTGCTCTGGTGCGGAAACGGAGGAAGTGCGGCCGAGGCGCAGCATATGGCCGCCGAGCTCTCGGGCCGGTTCTTGCGGGAACGGCCGGGCCTGGCGAGTGAAGCGCTGTCGGTCAACACGTCGACGCTTACCGCGGTCGGCAACGACTACGGCTTCGATCGCGTCTTCGCGCGCCAGGTCGAGGCATTTGCGCAACCCGGCGACGTCGTCATCGCACTCACGACGAGCGGCAATTCGCGCAACGTCGTATTCGCGCTCGAAAGCGCTCGACGTTGCGGTGCGCTTGCGGTGGCGTTTACGGGCAACGGCGGCGGGCGCATCGCCGGCGCAGCGGATCTCGTGCTCGTCGGCCCGGACGGATACTCGGCCATCGTTCAAGAGGTGCATCAGGTCATGGCGCACATTCTGTGCGATCTGGTCGAGCAGCGCATCATCTTCGGCGATTAG